The nucleotide sequence GAGCGGGTGGAAGAGCTGTCCATTGTCCAGATCAAGTATGAGTACTATCACTATGCCGACATCATCAAGGCATTGGAATATCTGGCTGATCGTGGATATTTGGACAAGGACGAGAAGAATCATCCTGCCCGATTGCATGAGAAAATAAGGTTGTATCGTGCAACCAGCCAAGGTATCGACCTGGTCGAGGGAACCACCACTGATGCAGGGGTCTGCACCGAGAGGGGGTTGTGATGCCAAGAAGAAGCAAGGCAGACCTGGCCGGGGTGATAGAGCGTATCGTCCAGATGTATGAGGTCGAGAAACATTCAATCAAGGATATTGAGAAGATACTCCAGAAGGAAGGACTGTCAATCTCCAGGGAGTCCATCCGGCGTACCCTGAAGAGCAGCAAGAGTGTTGCAAGCCAATACAAGAAGGCAGCTGAGGAAGCAAAGGTCTTGATTGATGCGGTGAGGGACAACCCGAACACTGATGTCGTTGAGCTGACCACCTCACTTCTGACAAAGCAGGTCTTTGATTTTGTCCAGAGCATCGATGACCTTGATTTTGACAATCCCAATGAATTGATCCTTGCCATCAACCGGCTCTCCTCAGCCCAGGTTAGGATCAGCAAGCAGCGTCTCAACTTCCAGAATGGGTACAACGAGGCCAAGGCCGATATCCTGAGGCAGATCAAGGATGAGCTTTCACTCCAGCCGGAGTTGCTGGAGAATCTGGCAAGGCTCGTTTCATCCATGGAGGCACCCAAATGAGTGTTCTGAAAGACCTGGTTGGACCATCAGATCCAGCAGCAGTCGAAAAGGCCTCCAGGAAAGAAAGGGCTTCCCATGATTACGCGTACTTTTGCAAGACGTACCTGGGTCATTACTTCACCAGTGATGCTGCACCTTACCAGGAACAGATCTACAAGGT is from uncultured Sphaerochaeta sp. and encodes:
- a CDS encoding phage protein Gp27 family protein: MPRRSKADLAGVIERIVQMYEVEKHSIKDIEKILQKEGLSISRESIRRTLKSSKSVASQYKKAAEEAKVLIDAVRDNPNTDVVELTTSLLTKQVFDFVQSIDDLDFDNPNELILAINRLSSAQVRISKQRLNFQNGYNEAKADILRQIKDELSLQPELLENLARLVSSMEAPK